The Magnolia sinica isolate HGM2019 chromosome 9, MsV1, whole genome shotgun sequence genome contains a region encoding:
- the LOC131254997 gene encoding putative pentatricopeptide repeat-containing protein At3g13770, mitochondrial, which produces MYSKSGQIHHARKVFDEIPHKNIFSFNAMLIAYSSHDQHSEALRLFSSLASFKPALKPDSFTISSLLKALSLVPLPHPILGKEIHASVLRHGFDSDRFVTNAVVTFYQCSCMGIVSGGLGKGLYWSRRERAEKDLLELQVVQLNVRKLEDELMSWKLMLKEIPDVSCSDDIPRKFASLQKELIDSMIKLGEISAHLKQLEVALESADLAKQHAETEAALAKEKAEESLLVVKRLELMVWAIVNLKIFLVSEFIIAIQLIALVQPRHGITQDMLTTAASVFLDFEIPRCLDASIVINPLPLKGMILGYFD; this is translated from the exons ATGTACTCCAAATCCGGCCAAATCCATCACGCCCGCAAGGTGTTCGATGAAATTCCCCACAAAAATATCTTCTCTTTCAACGCCATGCTCATTGCCTATTCTTCACATGACCAGCACTCCGAAGCCCTTAGGCTCTTCTCGTCCTTGGCATCATTCAAACCCGCCCTTAAACCTGACAGTTTCACCATCTCCTCCCTCTTGAAAGCCTTGTCGTTGGTGCCGCTTCCGCATCCGATATTGGGTAAGGAGATTCACGCTTCTGTGCTTCGGCATGGCTTTGATTCTGATCGATTTGTCACCAATGCAGTGGTTACATTTTACCAATGCAGTTGCATGGGCATTGTTAGTGGTGGTTTGGGGAAGGGGTTATATTGG AGCCGCAGAGAGAGGGCAGAAAAGGATTTACTTGAACTACAAGTGGTCCAGCTGAATGTAAGGAAGTTGGAGGATGAACTGATGTCTTGGAAATTAATGCTGAAAGAGATCCCTGATGTTTCATGTTCTGATGATATACCCAGAAAATTTGCCAGTTTACAGAA AGAGCTAATTGATAGCATGATAAAGTTAGGTGAGATCAGTGCTCATCTGAAGCAGTTGGAGGTCGCCCTGGAATCTGCAGACCTTGCTAAGCAACATGCTGAAACAGAGGCTGCACTGGCTAAAGAGAAAGCTGAAGAATCATTGTTAGTGGTTAAACGGCTTGAGTTAATG GTGTGGGCTATTGTGAATTTGAAGATTTTCTTGGTTTCAGAGTTCATTATTGCAATACAG CTAATTGCTTTGGTGCAACCAAGACATGGAATTACTCAGGACATGCTTACTACTGCAG CATCCGTGTTTCTGGATTTTGAAATCCCTCGTTGTCTTGATGCTTCTATTGTGATCAATCCTTTACCGCTCAAaggcatgattttggggtattTCGATTGA